In one Fibrobacter sp. UWP2 genomic region, the following are encoded:
- a CDS encoding DUF3857 domain-containing protein: MNFFVSKNSLHNACAPLSALFFALSLVSCAGSGAPLTESGPEGSDSGSDGYYDDYGSGSTYNNPADSQAGGKKGASASIKGGKIDTRGYSFKIPDGGWSVIGGDDGAPYEFYNATSGRRAVLVEVELPSGEPLRLMDRAQMEMQTYEASGKKATRAETYPEEAFGVTGAFFDVAGKRYETPYEAVGLVTGAGNRVYSLSLSATDVALDEGALKDEWKAFFAGFELKEIPQEQGPELSPERVQQYTNDALGYSWSVKDTLWHYWMGIARQNEDPDLVLSNKAEDISLFVYGVIVPSEEVSQQDLFKVLLVRLGVDPNEPSMEVRRVKVGDRYAQEFTLTHTVNKFDFTYKGRYFYDDGRGILIATWTQGINQKKYAKVMDHAVEGLAVGAKPATEPTDTESAKKQRKFNAAIMSQVGILRLIENQPLVALSYFERANKMDPEEPLYLINCGFVYQMKELYGPGISYFTSQMELVRKNGKLLSILGEMYEALFDYGHARECAEGALRYTPNNPEYVINLSDALWGLGQRHQSLMVVQRLYDTQPSSRLGVYLAKTYMGLDQYAEAVDVLYGVRGRFGMSKELGETLTDALVFLGRYEEARAISEETLAKEKNDYKLWTMQGKILFYSRNYRDAEKSLTKALALKADNEEAKSFLSATKAFLGKADNKTLQKPITPVEERTHDLKSLLRPDAKKAGVEGDFPAVVHYHKEMLKAAKGSSDKGFSWTRSEEMLMEVLDQRGSAIYREFTFDFLPGFDRIYLNALEVYDSNWNLKQKVNLSGAYITYATEIGGGNESQTAHFPLQELAPGDFIYLQFSRTNIENKGMIPYTDFMSSKDVPVGESIFRIYADTTRFVTEEYGPLEKKNIKGGVEWKIDNPVVVRKELYMPVYRDFGAGLMLTGKQEWAAVGEDYQNLIKHQFKQAVSVREKAFEVRGSRLGDEAVKAIVRFVRHDIRYRDVRFGGHSLIPQTAEVTLKERRGDCKDMALLLKEMLQAIGVKSYLAAIHLTEEGFEHLPTIQQFNHMILYIPKQDKVSEMWVDATDKTGNERPVPLDMEGKVALVIDDDNSRVMTTPILEDNQEHQIAIDHRLYIADDGTCEFRDSVALQGKFASTIRNRFYGRETKEQEQLLEDFMAAGVPDVGISNIKIENLSEFNKPLVLITTYTSKGYFGQGGSELKGRFPNVWERSLFKLPKVAKRHHPIRMPHETQFSYSLTVKAASGRTVSIVGPKKFQRTPDYVSFEKGKSSSNGNVAESSIKWTTFALYADPSEYEKIREEWNYLLSETSPMIVVK, from the coding sequence ATGAATTTTTTCGTGTCCAAGAACAGCCTTCATAATGCCTGCGCCCCGCTATCCGCACTGTTTTTCGCCTTGTCGCTAGTCTCGTGCGCCGGCAGCGGCGCCCCCCTCACCGAAAGCGGCCCCGAGGGCAGCGACAGCGGCTCCGACGGCTATTACGACGACTACGGTTCCGGCAGCACCTACAACAACCCAGCAGACTCACAGGCGGGCGGCAAAAAGGGCGCGTCGGCGAGCATCAAGGGCGGCAAAATCGACACGCGCGGTTACTCCTTTAAAATCCCGGACGGCGGCTGGAGCGTGATAGGCGGCGACGACGGCGCCCCCTACGAGTTCTACAACGCGACCTCGGGTCGCAGGGCAGTGCTGGTCGAGGTGGAACTCCCCTCGGGCGAACCGCTAAGGCTCATGGACCGTGCGCAAATGGAAATGCAGACCTACGAGGCGAGCGGCAAAAAGGCCACCCGCGCCGAAACCTACCCGGAGGAGGCGTTCGGGGTCACGGGCGCGTTCTTTGACGTGGCGGGCAAGCGCTACGAGACGCCCTACGAGGCGGTGGGACTTGTGACCGGAGCCGGGAACCGGGTCTACTCGCTGAGCCTCTCGGCGACCGACGTGGCTCTGGACGAGGGTGCACTCAAGGACGAGTGGAAGGCGTTTTTCGCAGGCTTCGAGCTCAAGGAAATCCCGCAAGAGCAGGGCCCCGAACTCTCGCCCGAACGCGTACAGCAATACACAAACGACGCGTTGGGCTACAGCTGGAGCGTGAAGGACACCCTTTGGCACTACTGGATGGGGATTGCCCGCCAAAACGAGGACCCCGACCTGGTGCTCAGCAACAAGGCCGAGGACATCTCGCTGTTCGTGTACGGCGTGATAGTGCCGAGCGAGGAAGTTAGCCAGCAGGACCTGTTCAAGGTGCTTTTGGTGCGCCTAGGCGTGGACCCCAACGAACCCAGCATGGAAGTCCGTCGAGTGAAGGTGGGCGACCGCTACGCGCAGGAATTCACCCTCACCCACACGGTGAACAAGTTCGACTTCACCTACAAGGGCCGCTACTTTTACGATGACGGCCGCGGTATACTAATCGCCACCTGGACCCAGGGAATCAACCAAAAGAAATACGCGAAGGTGATGGACCACGCGGTAGAAGGCCTCGCCGTGGGTGCAAAGCCCGCCACCGAGCCCACCGACACCGAGAGCGCCAAAAAACAGCGCAAGTTCAACGCGGCCATCATGAGCCAGGTGGGCATTTTGCGACTCATCGAGAACCAGCCACTGGTGGCCCTCAGCTACTTTGAACGTGCCAACAAGATGGACCCCGAGGAACCGCTCTACCTGATCAACTGCGGGTTCGTTTACCAAATGAAGGAGCTTTACGGCCCGGGCATCAGCTACTTTACGAGCCAGATGGAACTTGTGCGTAAGAACGGCAAGCTGCTGAGCATATTGGGCGAAATGTACGAGGCGCTGTTCGACTACGGGCACGCTCGCGAATGCGCCGAAGGAGCGCTGCGCTACACGCCCAACAACCCCGAATACGTAATCAACCTATCGGACGCCCTGTGGGGCCTGGGGCAACGCCACCAGTCGCTCATGGTGGTGCAGCGCCTGTACGACACGCAGCCGAGCAGCCGACTGGGCGTATACCTCGCCAAGACCTACATGGGGCTGGACCAGTACGCCGAGGCGGTGGACGTGCTTTACGGCGTACGCGGCCGCTTTGGCATGAGCAAGGAGCTGGGCGAGACCCTGACGGACGCGCTCGTGTTCTTGGGCCGCTACGAGGAGGCGCGCGCCATTAGCGAAGAGACGCTCGCCAAGGAGAAAAACGATTACAAGCTGTGGACCATGCAGGGCAAAATCCTCTTTTACAGCCGCAACTACCGAGACGCCGAAAAATCCCTCACCAAGGCGCTCGCCCTCAAGGCCGACAACGAAGAAGCCAAGAGCTTTTTGAGCGCGACCAAGGCGTTCCTCGGCAAGGCCGACAACAAAACCCTGCAAAAGCCGATCACCCCGGTGGAGGAACGCACGCACGACCTCAAGTCGCTATTGCGTCCCGATGCCAAGAAGGCCGGCGTGGAGGGAGACTTCCCCGCGGTGGTGCACTACCACAAAGAAATGCTCAAAGCGGCCAAGGGCTCAAGCGACAAGGGCTTTAGCTGGACCCGCAGCGAAGAGATGCTCATGGAAGTGCTGGACCAACGCGGCTCGGCAATTTACCGCGAGTTCACCTTCGACTTTTTGCCGGGATTCGACCGCATTTACCTGAACGCGCTCGAGGTCTACGACAGCAACTGGAACCTCAAGCAAAAGGTGAACCTCTCGGGCGCCTACATCACCTACGCCACCGAGATTGGCGGCGGCAACGAGAGCCAAACCGCGCACTTCCCGCTGCAGGAACTTGCTCCCGGCGACTTCATTTATTTGCAATTCAGCCGCACGAACATCGAGAACAAGGGCATGATTCCCTACACCGACTTTATGAGCAGCAAGGACGTTCCCGTGGGCGAAAGCATCTTCCGCATTTACGCCGACACCACCAGGTTCGTCACCGAAGAATACGGTCCGCTCGAAAAGAAGAACATCAAGGGCGGTGTTGAGTGGAAAATCGACAACCCTGTGGTGGTGCGCAAGGAGCTCTACATGCCTGTGTACCGCGACTTTGGCGCAGGCCTCATGCTCACGGGCAAGCAAGAATGGGCCGCCGTGGGTGAAGATTACCAGAACCTGATCAAGCACCAGTTCAAGCAGGCCGTGAGCGTGCGCGAAAAAGCGTTCGAGGTGCGCGGGAGCCGCCTGGGCGACGAGGCCGTGAAGGCGATTGTGCGCTTTGTGCGCCACGACATCCGCTACCGCGATGTCCGCTTCGGCGGTCATAGCCTTATCCCGCAGACCGCCGAAGTGACACTCAAGGAGCGTCGTGGCGACTGCAAGGACATGGCGCTCTTACTCAAGGAAATGCTGCAGGCCATCGGCGTCAAGAGCTACCTCGCCGCCATCCACCTCACCGAGGAAGGCTTCGAGCACCTCCCCACCATCCAGCAGTTCAACCACATGATCCTCTACATCCCCAAACAGGATAAGGTGAGCGAGATGTGGGTTGACGCAACCGACAAGACGGGTAACGAGCGCCCCGTGCCGCTCGACATGGAGGGCAAGGTCGCCCTCGTCATTGACGACGACAATAGCCGCGTGATGACGACCCCGATTTTGGAAGACAACCAGGAGCACCAGATCGCCATTGACCACCGCCTGTACATTGCAGACGACGGCACCTGCGAGTTCCGCGACTCGGTGGCGCTGCAGGGCAAGTTCGCAAGCACCATCCGCAACCGCTTTTATGGCCGCGAGACCAAGGAACAGGAGCAGCTGCTCGAAGACTTCATGGCCGCCGGCGTTCCCGACGTGGGCATCAGCAACATCAAGATCGAGAACCTGAGCGAGTTCAACAAACCGCTCGTGCTCATCACCACCTACACTTCCAAGGGCTACTTTGGGCAGGGCGGCTCCGAACTCAAGGGGCGCTTCCCCAACGTGTGGGAACGCAGCCTGTTCAAGCTCCCAAAGGTCGCCAAGCGTCACCACCCCATCCGCATGCCGCACGAGACGCAGTTCAGCTACAGCCTTACCGTCAAGGCGGCCAGCGGTCGTACCGTAAGCATCGTAGGTCCCAAGAAGTTCCAGCGCACGCCCGACTACGTGAGCTTTGAAAAGGGCAAATCAAGCAGCAACGGCAATGTCGCCGAGTCGAGCATCAAATGGACCACGTTCGCCCTGTACGCCGACCCAAGCGAATACGAAAAAATCCGCGAGGAATGGAACTACCTGCTGAGCGAAACCAGCCCGATGATTGTGGTGAAGTAG
- a CDS encoding FISUMP domain-containing protein: protein MKHLVYVLALALTLLFAACGDDDSSSFVSPEKETSSSIAESSSEQGRGNPSSPSSSSSSAQSSSKNSSSSAKSSPSTDSKSSSSVKSSSSGASSSSMKACTEEGHMIQRTNSKTNERDWYVCQDGFYVPYIESSSSSVPTSSYFDMDSLYNSTKSYGEFKDPRDGQTYKTIVVPYGEYFGAESLTVLAQNLNYGTQVKLGTLEFDDSRVEKFCYDDDPWYCDNGFGGLYSWSEAMGLPKACDSVWTGTTPACPDSLYPGVIYDAEWDRYIYQGVCPDGWHVMNRREYFSLKGEFDSGYQLLSKISEGSNYHGFSALYGGGAFYEEDSFHYDFIMNAKLHRGLFWVPHDKQPLLGGAVILADGYVEHGMTTGAYPKYDGLSVRCVKDY from the coding sequence ATGAAGCATTTGGTTTATGTTTTGGCGCTTGCGTTGACGTTACTGTTCGCCGCCTGCGGCGACGACGACAGCAGCAGTTTCGTGAGTCCGGAAAAGGAGACGAGCAGCTCCATTGCCGAGTCATCCTCGGAGCAGGGCAGAGGGAATCCATCCAGTCCTTCCTCCAGCAGTAGCAGCGCCCAATCTTCGTCGAAGAACAGTTCTTCTTCTGCAAAATCCAGCCCGTCCACCGACTCCAAGAGCAGCTCTTCTGTAAAGTCGAGCAGCTCGGGGGCAAGTTCTTCTTCGATGAAGGCCTGTACCGAAGAGGGGCACATGATTCAAAGGACGAATTCGAAGACGAATGAGAGAGACTGGTACGTATGCCAGGATGGTTTTTATGTTCCATATATTGAGTCCAGCTCCTCGTCCGTGCCTACCAGCAGCTATTTCGACATGGACAGCCTTTACAACAGCACAAAGTCCTATGGAGAGTTCAAGGATCCGCGTGACGGGCAAACGTACAAGACTATCGTGGTTCCCTATGGAGAATATTTTGGTGCCGAGTCACTGACGGTTCTGGCGCAGAACCTGAATTATGGAACGCAGGTCAAGTTGGGAACTTTGGAATTTGACGATTCCCGCGTTGAAAAGTTCTGTTACGATGATGATCCGTGGTATTGTGACAACGGGTTCGGTGGGCTGTACAGCTGGAGTGAGGCGATGGGCCTCCCGAAGGCCTGCGACAGCGTGTGGACGGGCACGACTCCTGCTTGCCCGGATTCCTTGTATCCTGGAGTTATATACGATGCTGAATGGGACCGCTACATTTATCAGGGCGTATGCCCCGATGGCTGGCACGTGATGAACCGTAGGGAGTATTTTTCCTTGAAAGGGGAATTTGATAGCGGATATCAATTGCTTTCCAAAATAAGTGAAGGAAGTAATTACCATGGCTTCTCGGCCCTTTATGGTGGTGGGGCTTTTTACGAGGAAGATAGTTTTCATTATGATTTCATTATGAATGCCAAACTCCATAGGGGACTTTTCTGGGTTCCCCATGATAAACAGCCGCTTTTGGGTGGTGCAGTAATTTTAGCAGATGGCTATGTTGAACATGGAATGACGACTGG
- the yfcE gene encoding phosphodiesterase, translating into MKALILSDIHGSAIAARQALSFFEKFNCDKIFLLGDTLYHGPRNPLPAGHGPMGVVDALAPYKERIVAVRGNCDADVDLMMLDMPIEDEFAVVKDDCAGATPAETTLFLSHGHIFMPECFPTDALHTLAPNDLELNGRKIDAYIYGHTHIWKCEKNFKGVLLVNPGSTSLPKGGNPPTFALYESATAASPAKFSIHRLDDGNELASAEI; encoded by the coding sequence ATGAAAGCATTAATTCTATCTGACATTCACGGTTCCGCGATTGCGGCCCGTCAGGCACTTTCGTTTTTCGAGAAATTCAACTGCGACAAGATTTTTTTGCTGGGCGATACGCTCTATCACGGACCGCGCAACCCGCTCCCGGCGGGCCACGGCCCCATGGGGGTCGTCGATGCGCTTGCTCCCTACAAGGAGCGCATCGTCGCGGTCCGCGGGAACTGCGATGCAGATGTCGACCTGATGATGCTCGACATGCCCATCGAGGATGAATTCGCCGTCGTGAAAGATGACTGCGCAGGCGCTACGCCCGCAGAAACGACGCTGTTCCTGAGCCACGGGCACATCTTTATGCCGGAATGCTTCCCGACAGATGCGCTCCACACGCTCGCCCCGAACGACCTGGAACTGAACGGCAGAAAGATAGACGCCTACATCTACGGGCACACGCACATCTGGAAATGCGAGAAGAACTTCAAAGGCGTATTGCTCGTGAATCCGGGTTCCACGAGCCTCCCCAAGGGCGGGAACCCGCCGACCTTCGCCCTCTACGAAAGCGCGACCGCAGCCTCTCCCGCCAAATTCAGCATCCACAGGCTCGACGACGGCAACGAGCTCGCTTCAGCCGAGATTTAA
- a CDS encoding MBOAT family protein, with translation MLFHSWYFILFAVAVVGLYYAVPVGRENAWGGKFRRVLILGASLYFYAVWRPEYLALILATIGVDYTMARFIERFGRSADGSSGTNPKRRIALVVSLCFDLGLLFAFKYLGFFEETWNTLVAPWMGMPLNLPKLLLPMGISFYTFQSLSYVIDVYRGKIPACRNIANYALYVTFFPQLVAGPIERAPHLMPQLALEHRFDVADLQTGMFRIMQGFFKKAVLADHLGVFVDAVFNQVAAGYAMQMSPLDLAIAGVCFTFQIYFDFSGYSDIAIGIARIFGVRLMENFNAPLLATSIYDFWKRWHISLTSWFREYVYFSLGGSRKGRPLAVVNVLIVFFLSGLWHGAAWTFVAWGVCHGVAYVLERPWRKLPVKHPWLGRIKTFALVVLFFTLFRAPDFASWVNYMAALFNFGSFGDVVDAFRSAIWGGVAVPRAVLVSCAVGLSIWGARALITRGGTRGAVVGDEPGAWRWTWSLVYLLAIIFLGRFSGQGFIYFQF, from the coding sequence GTGCTTTTCCATTCCTGGTATTTCATTCTGTTTGCGGTCGCTGTCGTAGGGCTATACTACGCGGTTCCCGTGGGCAGGGAGAATGCCTGGGGCGGTAAGTTCCGCCGTGTACTGATTCTCGGTGCGAGCCTCTACTTTTATGCGGTGTGGCGCCCCGAGTACCTTGCGCTTATCCTTGCGACTATCGGCGTTGACTACACTATGGCGCGCTTTATCGAAAGGTTTGGCCGGAGTGCGGATGGTTCATCCGGCACAAATCCTAAGCGCCGCATTGCACTCGTAGTTTCGCTCTGCTTTGATCTCGGGCTTCTGTTTGCGTTCAAGTACCTGGGATTCTTCGAGGAAACGTGGAACACGCTTGTCGCCCCGTGGATGGGCATGCCGTTGAACCTGCCCAAGTTGCTGCTCCCGATGGGCATTTCTTTCTACACGTTCCAGAGCCTGAGCTACGTGATAGACGTTTATCGCGGGAAGATCCCTGCATGCAGGAACATTGCGAATTACGCGCTGTATGTGACGTTCTTCCCGCAGCTGGTGGCCGGCCCGATCGAGCGTGCCCCGCACCTGATGCCACAACTTGCCCTTGAGCATCGCTTCGATGTTGCTGATTTGCAGACGGGCATGTTCCGCATTATGCAGGGCTTCTTCAAGAAGGCGGTGCTGGCAGACCACCTGGGCGTATTCGTAGATGCGGTGTTCAACCAGGTCGCTGCCGGGTATGCCATGCAAATGTCGCCGCTCGACCTTGCCATTGCGGGCGTGTGTTTCACCTTCCAGATATACTTCGACTTCTCGGGCTACTCGGATATCGCTATCGGCATCGCGCGGATTTTTGGCGTGCGCCTGATGGAAAACTTCAACGCGCCCCTGCTAGCGACAAGCATCTACGACTTCTGGAAGCGCTGGCACATTTCGCTCACGAGCTGGTTCCGCGAATACGTGTACTTTAGCCTCGGCGGTTCGCGCAAGGGGCGTCCGCTTGCGGTAGTGAACGTGCTTATCGTATTTTTCTTGAGCGGGCTGTGGCACGGCGCTGCATGGACTTTTGTGGCGTGGGGCGTGTGTCACGGTGTCGCGTATGTGCTGGAACGCCCGTGGCGAAAACTCCCGGTAAAGCACCCGTGGCTCGGTCGCATCAAGACGTTTGCGCTTGTTGTGCTGTTCTTCACTTTGTTCCGTGCGCCGGATTTCGCATCGTGGGTCAACTACATGGCGGCGCTCTTTAATTTTGGTTCGTTCGGCGATGTGGTGGATGCGTTTCGCAGCGCAATTTGGGGCGGTGTTGCCGTGCCCCGTGCCGTGCTGGTCAGTTGCGCCGTGGGGCTTTCGATTTGGGGCGCACGGGCGCTTATTACCCGTGGAGGTACGCGTGGTGCTGTCGTGGGTGATGAACCCGGTGCGTGGCGTTGGACCTGGAGCCTTGTCTATCTGTTGGCAATCATTTTCCTCGGCCGCTTTAGCGGGCAGGGCTTCATTTACTTCCAGTTCTAG
- a CDS encoding nucleoside recognition domain-containing protein, producing MVLNIIWLIFFFGAFIACMVQWIAFGDTQIFNKTIMGAFDMSKTAFEIALGLTGILSLWLGIMKIGEKAGAVQILAKIVSPLFSRLFPEVPKDHPVVGTMLMNISANMLGLDNAATPMGLQAMKQLQELNPNEDKTVASNSQIMFLVLNASGLTLIPVSIMTYRAQMGAANPSDVFLPILLSTFFSTIAGIIAISFFQKVKLKDPVTVAWLGGLSACVIAIMVYFSHLTAEAIGTTSLFISGIVLLGLIVAFMALAVYKKVQAYEAFVEGAKDGFHTAVMVIPYLVAILVGVAVFRSSGAMDLVMNGISWVLACFGIGNDVVPALPTAFMKPLSGGGARGMMIDAMKTFGADSFAGRLSNMFQGATDTTFYIIAVYFGSVGIKKTRHALTCALISDAVGIISAIAIAYLFFPPT from the coding sequence ATGGTCTTAAACATCATTTGGCTCATCTTCTTCTTTGGTGCGTTTATCGCGTGCATGGTGCAGTGGATCGCCTTCGGCGACACCCAAATCTTCAACAAGACTATCATGGGCGCGTTCGACATGTCGAAAACCGCGTTCGAAATCGCCCTCGGCCTCACGGGCATACTCAGCCTCTGGCTCGGCATCATGAAGATTGGCGAAAAGGCGGGAGCCGTACAGATTCTCGCAAAAATCGTCTCCCCGCTGTTCAGCAGGCTCTTCCCCGAAGTTCCGAAAGACCATCCGGTCGTGGGCACGATGCTCATGAACATCAGCGCGAACATGCTCGGACTCGATAACGCGGCCACCCCGATGGGCCTGCAGGCGATGAAGCAGCTGCAGGAACTCAACCCCAACGAAGACAAGACCGTCGCAAGCAACTCGCAGATTATGTTCCTCGTGCTCAACGCGAGCGGCCTTACGCTCATCCCGGTGAGCATCATGACGTACCGTGCCCAAATGGGAGCGGCAAACCCGAGCGACGTGTTCCTCCCAATCCTCCTCTCTACGTTCTTCAGCACCATCGCGGGCATCATCGCCATCAGCTTTTTCCAAAAAGTAAAACTCAAGGACCCGGTGACGGTCGCCTGGCTTGGCGGGCTTTCGGCCTGCGTCATCGCCATCATGGTCTACTTCAGCCACCTCACCGCAGAAGCCATCGGCACCACGAGCCTCTTCATCAGCGGAATCGTGCTACTCGGCCTGATTGTCGCATTCATGGCCCTCGCCGTGTACAAGAAGGTGCAGGCCTACGAAGCCTTTGTCGAAGGCGCCAAGGATGGTTTCCACACGGCAGTCATGGTCATTCCCTACCTGGTCGCCATCCTCGTGGGTGTCGCCGTATTCCGTTCTAGCGGAGCGATGGACCTGGTCATGAACGGAATCTCGTGGGTTCTCGCCTGCTTCGGAATCGGCAACGACGTAGTTCCCGCTCTCCCCACCGCATTCATGAAGCCCCTGAGCGGAGGCGGTGCACGCGGCATGATGATCGACGCCATGAAGACCTTCGGTGCAGACAGCTTTGCCGGGCGCCTCAGCAACATGTTCCAAGGCGCAACCGACACCACGTTCTACATCATCGCAGTTTATTTCGGTTCCGTGGGCATCAAGAAGACGCGCCACGCCCTCACCTGCGCACTCATTTCCGATGCCGTGGGCATCATCTCGGCAATTGCAATCGCGTACCTGTTCTTCCCGCCTACTTAA